A single window of Coffea eugenioides isolate CCC68of chromosome 7, Ceug_1.0, whole genome shotgun sequence DNA harbors:
- the LOC113777035 gene encoding uncharacterized protein LOC113777035, which yields MYPMRVFVWTKDFHVHRDSSLVPAWVSLPMLPIHFHDKHSLFSILSPVGKPLFLDLATAAGMRPSAVRACVEIDLLKPICGQVWVTVEGENGSWQKIVIDELPKCCSNCWRLGHSMEECTKNNVEVGTFKSQNQKQPVYHVVQNASTKVVETAEKPAMEANLAIRPSAIGGDGLQDKPTSVMPIRDSETMVLIKLGSQGVRTEASTYGENGQVVTMRQCVLEVGVNDSESERLINALAGNMVAPSVLHAVDILVAL from the exons ATGTATCCTATGCGGGTGTTTGTTTGGACCAAAGATTTTCATGTGCATAGGGATTCTTCATTGGTTCCGGCTTGGGTATCGTTGCCAATGCTTCCGATCCACTTTCATGACAAGCACTCTTTGTTTTCAATCTTATCTCCAGTTGGAAAACCTCTGTTTTTGGATTTGGCCACTGCGGCAGGTATGAGACCAAGCGCGGTCAGGGCATGTGTCGAAATTGACTTATTGAAGCCAATTTGTGGACAAGTGTGGGTAACAgttgaaggagaaaatggttcCTGGCAGAAAATAGTGATTGATGAGTTACCTAAGTGTTGTTCGAATTGTTGGCGGTTGGGACATTCAATGGAGGAGTGCACGAAGAACAACGTAGAAGTTGGGACCTTTAAATCACAGAACCAGAAGCAG CCTGTTTATCATGTCGTGCAAAATGCCAGCACGAAGGTTGTGGAAACTGCAGAAAAGCCTGCGATGGAAGCCAATTTGGCTATACGACCTTCAGCGATTGGAGGGGATGGGTTGCAGGATAAGCCAACCTCGGTTATGCCTATAAGGGATTCAGAGACTATGGTCTTGATCAAACTTGGATCACAAGGGGTTAGGACAGAGGCCTCAACATATGGTGAGAATGGTCAGGTAGTAACAATGAGGCAATGTGTTCTAGAAGTTGGGGTAAATGACAGTGAAAGTGAGCGGCTGATTAATGCTTTAGCAGGGAATATGGTTGCGCCTTCTGTGTTACACGCGGTAGATATTCTAGTAGCGTTGTAG